The following nucleotide sequence is from Malania oleifera isolate guangnan ecotype guangnan chromosome 4, ASM2987363v1, whole genome shotgun sequence.
TCTCGACTTACGCCGGAGGACAATACTGCCATCCGTTTCCCTGCTCTTCTCCGACAAGAATCGCTCCAGCCCCGGCGGTGAATGCGCCTCAAAAGCTAGACAATTTCCTTTGAGGTGCTTCAGAGCGGGCAGTCCTTCCGCAGTTGCGACCCCCAATTCTGTCTTGAGCGAAGAGGCCTTTAAAGGCCTTGACGCTTTCTCCAAACGCTCTGCGAGTTCGAGCGATGAGGAAGATGTATTCGATGAGACTGAGGCGGCATCTGGAGGCCAAGACGACGAGCTTTCCATTGACAAGCTGGGTTTGCCACAGCAGCTTGTTCAATCTCTGGAGAAACGAGGCATTACTCATCTTTTCCCCATTCAAGTATGTTCCAATGCCAATTCCTGTCTGCTTTGCTTGCAATCTctgtaatattttttttccttgtttATAACTCTCACGCTTGTTTAAAAGTTTTTGCATTATTATTcccaaataaaaaaaagaaaagaaaaaaacagcCGCTTTTCATCTAATTCAGTCACATAACTTGTTGATCTTGTGCCTTAATAATACAGAGAGCTGTGTTAGTCCCCGCACTAGAAGGCCGGGATCTTATTGCTCGCGCTAAGACTGGGACTGGGAAGACATTGGCCTTTGGGATCCCAATAATTAAGCGCCTTACTGAAGATGAAGATGCTAGCACTGGGAGGTGTGCTTGTTATTAGCTACACctgcaaacattttttttttgtttttgtttttgttttttaaagtTTGTTCTATAAACTCCTTGATGTTCCCTCCCCCTGCTTTGAAGGCGTTCTGGACGGCTTCCTAGAGTGTTGGTGTTAGCACCTACGAGGGAGCTAGCGAAGCAAGTAgagaaagaaatcaaagaaactGCTCCTTCTTTGAGGACTGTTTGTGTCTACGGAGGAGTTTCCTATAACATGCAGCAGAGTGCTCTTACCCGTGGCGTTGATGTGGTGGTTGGAACGCCCGGTAGACTCATTGACCTGGTCAACAGTAACAGCCTCAGATTGGGTGAAGTTGAATATCTGGTTCTCGATGAAGCTGATCAAATGCTTGCTGTTGGATTTGAGGAAGATGTGGAAGTAATTTTAGAAAAACTTCCATCGCAGAGACAAAGCATGTTATTCTCTGCAACCATGCCTGGTTGGGTTAAAAAATTGTCGAGAAAACATTTGGACAATCCTCTTACAATTGATTTGGTAACTTTtatatctgtttttttttttttaaatcctccTCACTCATTCATTCTGCTTGAGTAGGATGTCCATTAGATATTGGGCATGCCTGTTGGTGATGAAGTTTCCATTATGCATCAACCAAGAATACAAGCATATTTAATGCCAGGAGATGTGTTTATGTGCACAACTGTGTTTGTCTCTTAAGTATATAGGTTATCTGATTTATTATTGAACAAGAAACTGAAAAGTCATGTACCCTAACTTCCTGTTCTGCATATTGTCTGCTTGAACTTATAGGGCCTACGGCAACTTAATCAGTGTTACTTCTGTTTAAAGATGGTGGAGTTTAATCTAATATAATGTGGATGGTACCTAAGTTGTCCCTTATGAAGAATCCCATGGATACATTTTGCATTGAAACAAATATTTTAATAGAACATTTCATATGGTCACTATGACTAGCTGGATTGGGATATGATCTGGCCCATTTGTTAAATTGTCTTGACTTGTGATTAATGTTGAACATGCTCTCTTCTTGATAATTCAAGTTGTAATTGTGAAGTGAAGCACTAGGAATGACGAAGTAGGCCTGAAGATTTAAGCAGGAATTTATTTGTAACGTATTTAGATTATAGCCTATACGAATATAAGAAAATCGACTTTTCTTTTTCACGAGGCGCCGTGGCTGTAAGCAAAATTTTTTGAGATTGATTCAAGATGCAATTTTTGGTCATAATCAATTCCTAGGATTTCTTTTTAGTGGTTTTTCCGATTGTTTTGAAAGGTAAGCACAGAATGCTAGGGGTGTGCACAGTTTTgttgctttttattttttggcCTGCACTTCTTAGTTAAACCAAACCAATGAGCTTGAATAGCAGAATACTACAAGCCTATACAAACTGAAAATCCTGGGGCCTAGCATCCAAATGCCTATTGTCCTGATCATGTATTAAGTATTGTGTAAATGATGTGTGCTTGCATTATCTGGCATTCTGGTTCGCTCTTGCTAGTTCTGTTCTGTCTGTCTTTGATTTAGGTCATTTTGTTTGTATGTTTCCATTAtccttttagtagatatataatatgatatgtaGCTTAGATGCAGCATACCATATGATTTATTGTTGCATCATCAGTTTTATTCACGTCATCTTGGTGGTGATATGCCGTATACTCGCAAGTTTTGGTTGTTGTTTAGTTTTCTATTCGAGATATCATGCCTATATGTTTGTACTTCAGTCTTTTCTTGATTCAATGTTGAACATCCTTATTCCCCCACCCCCGATTTTTATTTGTAGGTTGGTGACCAAGATGAGAAGCTGGCAGAAGGGATCAAACTTTATGCAATGCCAGCCACTGCAACTTCAAAGCGGACCATTCTTAGTGATCTTATCACAGTATGAGTTGGCAATCTTGGACCAATTTCCTTCCTCTTTAAGTGCAATATTATTATCCTTTCTACTTTTGAGGTGTTTTGTTATCATGTTAGCCTGATTTACTTCTTATATCAGGATTTAACAATGCCAGGTTGCATATTCTGTATGAGAAGTTAGATTTCATTTTAAGGAATGCTGATTGTTGAAGCATGGAGAAGCATCTCagaatgatttaaatacttgtttTCTGGGATCATCATTGCTGTTCTACATGCATTTTTGCATGATTTCTTTTCGTAACACCTTTTGTTTACTTCGTTTCTGCAATTTGATAATTTCACAGGAAGTGCATTACCTGTGTGAATAATGTGTAGATAATAGCAACCCTTTGTCTAGGAAATATGCTTCATTATAAGAATGTACTAATTATGGTTTTAAATTTGTTATAAAAAAAGTATTCGTTTTAACTTTTAACTTTAGCTTTTGTCCTCTATTAGAGTTGATTTCTTCCCCTATTTTGTTTATGGTGAGATGTCTTTGTAGCCTTTAAAACTATAGATCTTCAGTATACTTCCGTACTTTGAACAACCCATTATTGGCTATGACTGATTTTTTAGAATACGCAGTCGACTTTTTATTGATATTAATTATTGAGGGAAATTTGATATTCATTCTAATGGCGGTAAAAATATTCACAACTTTCAGGTCTATGCAAAGGGCGGAAAGACCATTGTTTTTACACAGACAAAACGAGATGCTGATGAGGTCTCAATGGCATTAACAAACAGTATTGCTTCAGAGGCATTACATGGTGATATATCTCAACATCAGAGGGAAAGAACCTTGAACGGTTTTCGGCAAGGAAAATTCACTGTGCTTGTTGCCACTGATGTTGCATCTCGTGGGCTAGACATTCCAAATGTTGATCTAGTGAGTTGATGAAAGCCATGACCCCTTCTTTAATGATGTGGTTTAATGGTTTTTGATATCAAGCACCGCCAAATTCTTAACTaggttggaaaaaaaaaaaaaaaaactccatttaATACATACATATAAATTGTATCAAGAAAAGCCAAAATTGAGGATCTCTCCTTGAAAAATTTTGGGATTGAACATCTTTGTAAAGATAATTGTTAAACTTGAGGTCCAAGTTGGATTAAGGattaagagaaaaaaaagaaaggcaTCTCTTTGCATTGATTCTTGATTGCAAAGCACAGACAGAATGCATTATCACATGAAGCTGTGAAGTCCCATTGCAGTTTGTTATTTGGAAGACATATATATGCATCATGTTTTgtactttataaaaaaaaaaaaaattggttgatTGCTCACTCATCTAAATAATAGTAAAATATTAACCATTCAAAATCCTAAAACAAATGTATAAGCAAGTTTTGGTTTTGTGTGATGCCCCTTGGAATATGGTGCCTACCTGTAAGATATCTAATTTTTATGCTGAAGCAGATCTGGATTAAAATTTTACTTAAGATCCTGAGATGGGAATCTCAAAAACTGACTAATTTTTTTTAGGGGAATCTTTTGAGCTCCTGTCACTTACCAGCCGAATGTACACATTCCCAGTAATCCCACTTACACTCCTTTGACCAaacatgtcttttttttttttctatagcaCCAAACATGTCTTTTATATCTCCCTATTTGCGTGTGTGTGAGAAGAGACTGCTGGTTGGAGGCTTGTGCCCAATAGTTCTTTGAATCATTTTGTTTGAGGATAGTTCTCATTCTGTTTGCTATCTATTTTTTGAGAGTTTTGGCTTTACTTTTATTACTTTATCAAGCTGCAATATAAaggtgaaaataatttttatatttatttttctttttgaaatccATAATAAGCCaatgctgttttttttttttcaataaattttattGGCCTTACAATCCAATCTGAGTTATCACTCTGAATTTAGTGTCCCTTTTGCCTAACCATCACAGCTGAACATTTTATTTGCTTATTACAACCCATTCCCCACAACTGCATGTATTGTTATGTATCAGCTCATGACCCCTTGAATAGCTGCCCTTGTTTGTTTTCGGTCCCTGCATTTACAACATGCTATTTTGAAATgcataaaaaaattatgaatatgcAAGTGCGAGATACCATGTGGACTCAATGAGGAACAACTGCATTTCAATTATTGCATACTTACATTGTATAATGGAGCAGAGAAGGAAAAGCATTTCTAGCATCATTTTGTCGTTTGAGAAGTTTTAGAGATGAAATTGAAGTTACAATCTTTGTTCAAGGCATATGAAAATATGTGAGTGTTTTGTTTCAGTTTTAATATAAAAATGATCATGCAACAATGATCATGCAATTTCTAATGCACGCTCCGTATATTTGAAGAATTCATGGcttattcaaatttttaaatacttgtTCCAAAATGTTGTTTTCCTTGTGATTTCATGCAAGTTAGTCAATTGCCATTTTATAATTTTGAGGTTGTTGTCTTGGAAGACTCATCTTTGCATCACTTGTCTGTTTCCGGAAAAAAGAATGATTTTGCACCACATGCACTGCATGTGTCTTTTATGTGTTTTTGCTCAGTTAATTAGGTAGTTTTGGGGAGATTTCATTTAGTAATTATAAAGCCCAGACAATGGGTTTATCCTGCTAAATGCTTAGGCATCACTGACATGCACATTAATATTCCCACAAATCTGAAACACTTGTTTGTCAAAAAAAGAGAATTCTATCTTGGATTTTGTGTCGATGTATAAGGCTATTCATTTAAatgcttttaaattttttatatgttTATTTTTCGCTTGTATTTGCAACACATTAAAAAGTTTGCTGGCCACTGGGTCTCATGTTTTTCTTTAGATTATCCACTATGAGCTGCCCAATGATCCAGAAACATTCGTGCATCGCTCTGGTCGTACTGGACGTGCTGGAAAAGAAGGCTCTGCAATTCTGATGTTTACTAGTAGTCAGAGGAGAACAGTTAGATCTCTTGAGCGTGATGTGGGTTGCAAATTTGAGTTTATTAGCCCTCCGGGTGTTGAAGATGTTTTGGAGTCATCAGCTGAGCAAGTTGTTGCTACTCTTCGTGGAGTTCACCCAGAGTCTGTAGAATTTTTCACCCCAACTGCACAAAAATTGATTGAAGAACAAGGAATGGGTGCTCTAGCTGCTGCACTGGCACAGTTGAGTGGTTTCGCGCAACCTCCTTCATCCCGATCACTTATTAGTCATGAGCAGGTAAGTGTTTTGTGTGTTTTTTATCTTTTCTTGTAACTAGCGTGCTTCTAGCTTTTCAGTTGTAAGTGGAGCAGGAAAATCTATTTACACTTAAGCTCCATAGTCCATACCAAAAATGATTTTCCGGTAAATATTTTCCACTGTTTTGAGGAAACTCTGCTCAAGGAAAAGCACTCAGTTTGGTCCATGGAAGAACTTCCACATAGTGGAAAGACTCACTATAACAGAGCAGAAGTTGTTTCTGTTTTCCAGACCCAGTAAGCTTAGTTTCTTTGAAAATAGTTTCTAACCTTCTatctcaaaaaacaaaaaattgatcGATTTCCAATAAGTTAAGGCTCCTGCCTATGGTAAAGCTTTGGAAAAAGTGGATGACGTGCATCTTTTTCTCCATTTCTGGAGAGGCTGATGATTGCTTACTGTTTTCGTGTCTGTTTGATATGGGCTACcaatataataattatttattaatccTACTATACATAGCATAGATGTTTTTACAGCAGAGGCATGTCCTTGTCAGATACCAGCATCATGTTGACACATATCTGACTTCCCTTAAACATAGGCATCTAGTATATTCATGCAGCCATTTCTATCATTGGTATGAACCCCAATAGTTGAAACCTTGCGACTAGGTATTACTCTAGTTCTCAGTGTAATCCTCATCAGATCACTCTAATAAATTTGGTAAAGTGAGTAGGAGGTGCTTCTGCTGGATCTGTTCCCCTTTAATTTTTGCTgagtaaaatatttaataaaattgtaAATATACTTGTTGCAGTTCTAGGTTGCACTCACTTAACAACTGTTGAGACATGGTGTATTTTCATGGGGAGGAGGAAGGGGTGAGGGAGGATAGAGAAGAAAGAAAACTTGTTTGCAGGTTACAATATTCTAATTTATGGGAAATACTGAAGAAAAGAAAATTACAGGCCCCTCAGACATAcgtttttagaaaagattaactAATTAAAGCTagcacatttgggtttaggaCGCAGCAAGCCCTTGATCCTATTCTTTAGAACCTACTTCCAGATAGACTCAATAGAGTCAAATCAATCAATCCAATGGCTGGCCTCCCAGTCTACATCAATTCCCTCCTGTCAAGAAAGACTTTATTTCATCTAGCTGGGGAAAGCACAGAGGAGCTGGTGATGTGCTTCAACGTTGTTAGTGTAATACCCAGAGATGATGATTTGTACTTACTGTTCATGGAGAAGTTGTAGAGATTTTGATATGCAATGTGAGACTTTGTCAGTGGAAGATCTTAGATGACTTTAACTTGTACTCATGGGTCATGAAGAAGGTATAGATATTTTCAGAGCTTGATGCCTCACTATCTTTAAAAGCTTCCTTATTTACACATTCATCTTCAAAATCAAAGTTTTCAAGTAATTAAAACAACAGCAGCCTTTCCGATTCACTCATGTTGTGAAACTCATCCTCGTATGAACTCTTGGGTTGATGTCTTGATGGAGAATCAAAACCATCATCCATCAGCATCATTTCCTTGATCTTTCCTTTCATCATCTAACTCTTTCTTCTAAAGTTCTCTTGACTTCTCTTATTCTTACATTGTTGTGATCTAGCAGTACCCCACCATTTCTTGTACATTTGTCTACGCCAGCC
It contains:
- the LOC131152730 gene encoding DEAD-box ATP-dependent RNA helicase 3, chloroplastic — encoded protein: MASIRGVSCACHPPSLDLRRRTILPSVSLLFSDKNRSSPGGECASKARQFPLRCFRAGSPSAVATPNSVLSEEAFKGLDAFSKRSASSSDEEDVFDETEAASGGQDDELSIDKLGLPQQLVQSLEKRGITHLFPIQRAVLVPALEGRDLIARAKTGTGKTLAFGIPIIKRLTEDEDASTGRRSGRLPRVLVLAPTRELAKQVEKEIKETAPSLRTVCVYGGVSYNMQQSALTRGVDVVVGTPGRLIDLVNSNSLRLGEVEYLVLDEADQMLAVGFEEDVEVILEKLPSQRQSMLFSATMPGWVKKLSRKHLDNPLTIDLVGDQDEKLAEGIKLYAMPATATSKRTILSDLITVYAKGGKTIVFTQTKRDADEVSMALTNSIASEALHGDISQHQRERTLNGFRQGKFTVLVATDVASRGLDIPNVDLIIHYELPNDPETFVHRSGRTGRAGKEGSAILMFTSSQRRTVRSLERDVGCKFEFISPPGVEDVLESSAEQVVATLRGVHPESVEFFTPTAQKLIEEQGMGALAAALAQLSGFAQPPSSRSLISHEQGWVTLQLTRDSGYSRGFLSARSVTGFLSDVYPAAADEVGKIYIIADERVQGAVFDLPEEIAKGLLNMQTPPGNTVSKIAKLPPLQDDGPPSDYYGRFSNRERSSRGGSRERRGFRSSSRGWGRGQDSDDDDMFRRGGRSQSWSQNSRGGSNDWLIGGRRTSRTSSFGSRNRNFGGSCFNCGQSGHRASECPNKQDY